The following coding sequences lie in one Alloacidobacterium dinghuense genomic window:
- a CDS encoding MSCRAMM family protein, with product MAHSRTLSVLCGMLLFFSDGLRSQAQDNGGQRTYDVRGTVINSTTHEPIARALVTIAGQESSSSQLTDNEGRFEFPNVRAGGSTLVARRPGFFGSNFSRDLSVPVDVGPDIHEHTLALTPAGTITGQITLPASDPGGNIPVQLMRRNIQEGLALWQPVAMKTTNSEGAFRFGGLQPGEYKLTTDSAIESDVPSERVSIRWGFSPVSYPEEGDSNANGSLKINPGQQVNVQMALTRTPFYPVTISLPGRVIAPGLSAQIFDGMGRPYAASPFLGPQQQGLSAWLPAGNYSAIIQSFSPNSPPGYASQPLTVRDAPVHAEGSVILPVRPISVSIRKEFTAPTNNSNAQIIRIENGRQVVEPQADVNLVLISATDGGNTGGNLRHEPGGDDSSWQLENVFPGKYWVQPYANGGYVASITAGGTDLARDPLVIGPGGASAPIDIVLRNDTATLSVRLKTTGSASEAGEDQPHGYLYLLPQFDSSFVMQRVMISAQASYLPNIPPGTYHAFALDREMDLEYRNPKALEAYTGKGQIITMEPNGTTNLQIDVTPAEAAP from the coding sequence ATGGCTCACTCGCGGACTCTTTCTGTGTTGTGCGGTATGCTGCTTTTCTTCTCTGACGGCTTGCGGTCTCAGGCCCAGGACAACGGCGGACAGCGAACCTACGATGTTCGCGGCACCGTTATCAACAGCACGACGCACGAACCGATTGCGCGTGCTTTGGTCACCATTGCGGGACAAGAGTCGTCCAGTTCGCAGCTGACTGACAACGAAGGCCGCTTCGAATTTCCAAACGTACGGGCAGGAGGATCCACGTTAGTGGCCCGACGGCCCGGTTTTTTTGGCTCAAACTTCTCGCGCGATCTCTCCGTGCCCGTTGATGTGGGGCCCGACATTCACGAGCATACGTTAGCACTTACGCCGGCGGGTACAATCACGGGTCAGATAACCTTGCCGGCGTCCGATCCGGGCGGCAATATTCCTGTTCAGCTGATGCGTCGCAACATCCAGGAAGGACTCGCCCTCTGGCAGCCTGTGGCGATGAAAACGACAAACAGCGAAGGAGCGTTCCGGTTTGGCGGTTTGCAACCCGGCGAGTACAAGCTGACCACCGATAGCGCCATCGAATCTGATGTTCCGTCTGAGCGAGTCTCCATTCGCTGGGGCTTCTCCCCGGTTTCGTATCCCGAAGAGGGCGATAGTAATGCCAACGGCTCGTTGAAGATCAATCCAGGGCAACAGGTGAATGTGCAAATGGCACTTACTCGCACACCCTTCTATCCTGTAACCATTTCACTTCCAGGTAGAGTGATAGCCCCGGGACTCTCAGCGCAGATATTTGACGGAATGGGTCGACCTTACGCGGCATCGCCATTTTTGGGCCCGCAACAGCAAGGGCTTTCCGCCTGGCTCCCAGCCGGAAATTACAGCGCTATCATTCAATCTTTTTCGCCGAACTCGCCTCCCGGCTATGCGAGCCAGCCACTAACGGTGCGTGACGCGCCTGTCCATGCAGAGGGTTCGGTCATTTTGCCCGTTCGCCCCATTTCGGTATCCATCCGCAAAGAATTCACGGCGCCCACCAACAATAGCAACGCTCAGATCATACGGATCGAAAACGGAAGGCAGGTGGTTGAGCCTCAAGCAGATGTCAATTTGGTTCTTATCTCCGCAACCGACGGGGGCAATACGGGCGGCAATCTTCGCCATGAACCGGGGGGCGACGATTCGTCATGGCAGCTTGAAAATGTTTTTCCAGGCAAGTACTGGGTGCAGCCCTACGCGAACGGGGGATATGTCGCATCCATCACTGCAGGCGGAACCGACCTCGCGCGTGATCCTCTGGTGATTGGGCCGGGCGGCGCATCTGCTCCGATAGACATCGTGCTGCGCAACGACACCGCGACCTTATCCGTTCGATTGAAGACCACAGGATCAGCGAGTGAGGCTGGTGAGGACCAACCGCATGGGTACCTCTATCTTCTCCCTCAGTTTGACTCTTCCTTTGTCATGCAGCGTGTCATGATCTCCGCCCAGGCATCCTATTTGCCCAACATTCCGCCCGGCACATATCACGCGTTTGCGCTCGACCGCGAAATGGATCTTGAGTATCGCAATCCGAAGGCATTGGAAGCCTACACCGGCAAGGGACAGATCATTACGATGGAGCCGAACGGTACAACGAACCTCCAGATCGATGTAACACCGGCAGAGGCAGCGCCATGA
- a CDS encoding carboxypeptidase-like regulatory domain-containing protein, translated as MRSPLVLAKLQLCRLSLCALFVIWGSQLRAQEKGGGPYRISGTVVNAATGAPLNRADISIATVKPPAITQSVQTGPDGHFEFDGLPAAKYSLTGARRGFIPAAYDEHEQYSTAIVTGEGLRSENLVLRLAPDAVISGIVTEDSGDPVENARVSLFRQTHDTGSEKARMADNTMTDDSGAYEFSTVAPGDYFITVSGRPWYAENGEGMPRRPNTVDAKDIPHSPLDLVYATSFYAEATNPDDATPIPLKGGERVQINFELHPLPALHLLVHSPVSDDPNLGTPMPSLSKEVFGTSDYVDTNTRAIAPGLTEISVAPGEYQIHLRGGVNSPSERLSAVNVTSDESIDAGTGQVLANISGRVAMASGEALPRSTVVTLTSSDGKNRNGSVAGEEGTFEMANMPPGKYRPDAWGNGKHLFVSKLAVNGAQVEGSRITIGSGPVMIAATVYPDPNLEVTGFAKKAGKPAPGAMIVLVPEDPANNRDLFRRDQSDSDGSFALLDVIPGKYTVVAIEDGWALNWAEADVIAHYLALGKYVTVTETNSKTTALKEPVEVQPK; from the coding sequence ATGAGAAGTCCACTCGTATTAGCCAAGCTGCAGCTTTGCCGATTGAGCCTGTGCGCTCTGTTCGTTATCTGGGGCTCGCAACTGCGGGCACAAGAGAAAGGTGGTGGACCCTATCGCATTTCGGGAACCGTCGTGAATGCGGCCACCGGTGCACCGCTGAATCGGGCAGACATCTCGATTGCTACAGTAAAGCCCCCCGCCATAACGCAGTCTGTGCAGACCGGCCCTGACGGTCATTTCGAATTCGACGGCCTGCCAGCAGCCAAATACTCGCTGACGGGAGCGCGGCGCGGATTTATCCCAGCGGCTTATGACGAGCATGAACAGTACTCGACGGCAATTGTGACCGGTGAGGGTCTGCGCTCGGAGAATCTCGTATTGCGGTTGGCACCCGATGCCGTCATCTCGGGCATTGTTACTGAGGATTCGGGCGATCCGGTAGAGAATGCACGAGTGTCCCTCTTTCGTCAGACGCATGACACTGGGAGTGAAAAGGCACGGATGGCGGATAACACGATGACCGATGACAGCGGCGCTTATGAATTCAGCACCGTCGCACCGGGCGACTATTTCATAACGGTGAGCGGGCGCCCGTGGTACGCGGAGAATGGCGAAGGCATGCCACGCCGCCCCAACACCGTGGACGCTAAGGATATTCCCCACTCGCCGCTGGACCTCGTCTATGCAACCTCGTTTTATGCTGAGGCGACAAATCCTGACGATGCCACTCCCATCCCGCTGAAGGGCGGCGAAAGGGTGCAGATCAATTTTGAGTTGCATCCGCTGCCGGCACTCCATCTGCTGGTGCATTCGCCTGTGTCTGACGATCCCAATCTGGGCACGCCGATGCCGTCACTGTCAAAAGAGGTATTCGGAACATCGGACTACGTAGACACAAACACGCGCGCCATTGCACCGGGCTTGACAGAGATCAGCGTTGCTCCGGGCGAATATCAGATTCATTTACGTGGAGGCGTGAACTCTCCCTCGGAACGGCTCAGCGCTGTCAACGTCACTTCAGACGAATCCATAGACGCTGGCACGGGCCAGGTTTTAGCGAACATCTCCGGCAGGGTTGCTATGGCCTCTGGAGAGGCATTGCCGCGGAGCACTGTCGTGACTCTGACCTCTTCTGATGGAAAGAACAGGAATGGCTCGGTTGCAGGTGAAGAAGGAACGTTTGAAATGGCCAACATGCCACCTGGAAAATACAGACCGGACGCCTGGGGCAACGGGAAACACCTTTTTGTGTCAAAACTTGCGGTAAACGGAGCGCAAGTTGAGGGAAGTCGCATCACCATTGGAAGTGGTCCTGTGATGATCGCGGCTACGGTCTATCCCGATCCGAACCTGGAGGTAACAGGCTTCGCTAAAAAAGCCGGAAAGCCAGCACCCGGAGCGATGATCGTTCTTGTGCCCGAGGACCCGGCTAATAATCGCGACTTGTTCCGCCGCGATCAATCCGATTCCGACGGAAGCTTTGCTCTGCTCGATGTGATTCCCGGCAAATACACGGTCGTTGCTATTGAAGATGGCTGGGCGCTCAACTGGGCTGAAGCCGATGTCATTGCGCATTATCTTGCACTTGGAAAGTATGTAACCGTGACGGAGACAAATTCGAAGACTACTGCGCTTAAAGAGCCGGTGGAGGTTCAGCCAAAATAA
- the rplQ gene encoding 50S ribosomal protein L17, protein MRHRNAGYKLGRNPSHRRALLRNLVTSVILEDRVETTVAKAKAVRPHVEKLITLGKKGDLHARRQALSFLQTRDAVTRLFDTVAPRYGDRNGGYLRIVRRGFQRGDGAEKAFIELLGAEAILDEKRQKRAEARAKKREELQKAMAEEQAQAGEGGEEKA, encoded by the coding sequence ATGCGCCACCGCAATGCAGGATACAAACTCGGACGCAACCCCAGCCACCGCCGCGCTCTGCTGCGCAACCTGGTCACGTCCGTTATTCTTGAAGACCGCGTCGAGACGACCGTCGCCAAGGCGAAAGCCGTTCGTCCGCACGTGGAGAAGTTGATCACCCTGGGTAAGAAGGGCGACCTGCATGCGCGGCGTCAGGCGCTTTCCTTCCTTCAAACCCGTGATGCCGTAACGCGCCTGTTTGACACCGTAGCCCCGCGTTATGGTGACCGAAACGGCGGTTATCTGCGCATCGTGCGCCGTGGTTTCCAGCGCGGTGACGGTGCTGAGAAGGCCTTCATCGAGCTACTCGGAGCCGAGGCGATTCTCGACGAGAAGCGCCAGAAGCGCGCCGAAGCCCGTGCCAAGAAGCGCGAAGAACTGCAGAAGGCGATGGCCGAGGAGCAGGCTCAGGCTGGCGAAGGCGGCGAAGAAAAGGCTTAA
- a CDS encoding DNA-directed RNA polymerase subunit alpha, whose product MLWRGFQKPKRLAVDSDSLTEKYGKFSAQPFERGFGTTIGNALRRTLLSSIEGAAVTAVKIEGVLHEFQSITGVVEDATDIILNLKQIPFKLNGEGPKALYLRAETPGVVTSGMIEADGDVEILDKDIYIATVSEGGKLDMEMRLKRGRGYISADKNFDSDLGIGFIPVDSVHSPVRKVNYTVEAARLGQITDYDKLTLEVWTNGTVLPADSIGLAAKLLKDHMSIFINFEEEIEAEAQAEEGRTLLRNDNLNRSVEELELSVRSYNCLKNANIQTIGELVQKTEAEMLKTKNFGRKSLNEIKEILAQMGLSLGMKIDEHGNAVPGPTSILPSATLAAASFGRYDDDDEGLDEADIPLPTETENF is encoded by the coding sequence ATGCTTTGGAGAGGATTTCAAAAGCCGAAACGGTTGGCGGTCGATAGCGATTCGCTGACAGAGAAGTATGGGAAGTTTAGCGCTCAGCCCTTTGAGCGCGGCTTCGGAACCACCATTGGCAATGCGCTGCGCCGCACCCTGCTTTCGTCCATCGAAGGCGCTGCTGTCACCGCAGTCAAGATCGAGGGCGTGCTGCACGAGTTCCAGTCCATCACTGGAGTCGTCGAAGACGCAACCGACATCATCCTGAACTTGAAGCAGATTCCCTTCAAGTTAAACGGCGAAGGCCCGAAGGCGCTCTATCTGCGCGCTGAGACGCCGGGAGTCGTGACCTCGGGCATGATCGAAGCCGATGGCGACGTGGAAATTCTCGACAAGGACATCTACATCGCAACCGTCAGCGAAGGCGGCAAGCTGGACATGGAAATGCGCTTGAAGCGCGGCCGTGGCTACATCTCCGCTGACAAGAACTTTGACTCCGATCTCGGCATTGGTTTCATCCCGGTCGATTCGGTTCACTCACCGGTGCGCAAGGTGAACTACACGGTTGAGGCTGCTCGTCTCGGTCAGATTACTGATTACGACAAGCTCACGCTCGAAGTCTGGACCAACGGCACCGTGCTTCCAGCCGATTCGATTGGCCTCGCGGCGAAGCTGCTCAAGGACCACATGAGCATCTTCATCAACTTCGAGGAAGAGATCGAAGCTGAGGCGCAGGCTGAAGAAGGCCGCACGTTGCTGCGGAACGACAATCTGAACCGCTCGGTCGAAGAACTGGAGCTTAGCGTTCGCAGCTACAACTGCCTGAAGAACGCCAATATCCAGACCATCGGCGAGCTGGTGCAGAAGACCGAAGCCGAGATGCTGAAGACCAAGAACTTCGGCCGCAAGTCCCTGAACGAGATCAAGGAAATTCTTGCGCAGATGGGTCTTTCGCTCGGCATGAAGATCGACGAGCACGGTAACGCAGTGCCTGGACCGACGAGCATTCTGCCTTCGGCCACTCTGGCGGCTGCGAGCTTTGGCCGTTACGACGACGACGACGAAGGCCTGGACGAAGCGGACATTCCGCTGCCGACCGAAACTGAAAACTTTTAA
- the rpsD gene encoding 30S ribosomal protein S4 produces the protein MARYTGAVCRLCRREGTKLFLKGTKCFSDKCAIEKRNFAPGQHGRDRKAKIVGYGLQLREKQKAKRIYFTLEGQFREYYEKASRAQGVTGQRLIQQLECRLDNVAYRLGFATSRRLARQIVRHGHVEVNGRKVNIPSFQVSVGDEIKIRPNSQKLTVLETSREFASHQPAPAWLSVDHANLSGKVLSLPKREDVNLPVNEQLIVELYSK, from the coding sequence TTGGCACGTTATACCGGAGCAGTCTGCCGCCTTTGCCGTCGCGAAGGCACCAAGCTTTTTCTGAAGGGCACCAAGTGCTTTTCTGACAAGTGCGCCATTGAGAAGCGTAATTTTGCCCCCGGCCAGCATGGTCGCGACCGCAAGGCGAAGATCGTAGGCTACGGCCTGCAGCTTCGCGAAAAGCAGAAGGCGAAACGCATCTATTTCACCCTCGAAGGTCAGTTCCGCGAGTACTATGAGAAGGCTTCGCGCGCGCAGGGCGTTACCGGCCAGCGCCTCATCCAGCAGCTTGAGTGCCGCCTGGACAACGTTGCCTACCGTCTTGGTTTCGCAACATCGCGCCGTCTGGCTCGCCAAATCGTTCGCCACGGGCATGTGGAAGTGAATGGCCGCAAAGTGAACATCCCTTCGTTCCAGGTGAGCGTGGGCGATGAAATCAAGATCCGTCCGAACAGCCAGAAGCTGACAGTGCTTGAGACCTCGCGTGAGTTCGCCAGCCACCAGCCGGCTCCGGCATGGCTCTCGGTCGATCATGCGAACCTGTCGGGCAAGGTGCTGTCGCTGCCGAAGCGCGAGGACGTGAACCTGCCGGTCAACGAACAGCTGATCGTCGAACTGTACAGCAAGTAA
- the rpsK gene encoding 30S ribosomal protein S11: MAKAQQGAGGKAATKNKKFKKRERKNVPYGLVYIQASFNNTIVTITDGQGNTISWKSSGSLGFRGSRKGTPFAAQQAAINAANQARDHGLRSVDVRVAGPGSGRESAVRALAAAGIEVRSIRDVTPIPHNGCRPPKRRRV, encoded by the coding sequence ATGGCAAAAGCACAGCAGGGCGCTGGCGGAAAGGCCGCCACCAAGAACAAGAAGTTCAAGAAGCGCGAGCGCAAGAATGTGCCGTACGGTCTGGTCTACATTCAGGCTTCGTTCAACAACACCATCGTGACGATCACCGACGGTCAGGGCAACACCATCTCGTGGAAGAGTTCGGGCTCGCTCGGCTTCCGTGGCTCGCGTAAGGGCACCCCGTTCGCCGCGCAGCAGGCAGCCATCAACGCCGCCAACCAGGCGCGCGATCACGGTCTGCGCTCGGTTGATGTCCGCGTCGCCGGTCCCGGGTCGGGCCGCGAATCTGCGGTACGTGCGCTGGCAGCGGCTGGCATTGAAGTCCGCTCCATCCGCGACGTTACCCCGATTCCGCACAACGGCTGTCGTCCGCCGAAGCGTCGCAGAGTGTAA
- the rpsM gene encoding 30S ribosomal protein S13 — MARIAGVDLPRNKQARIALTYIYGIGNPRALRILGAANVDPFKKIQDLGEDEVNRIRQVIENEGDVEGDLRKDVSMHIKRLIDIQSYRGLRHRRGLPTRGQRTHTNARTRKGPRKGTVANKKKATAKT; from the coding sequence ATGGCACGTATTGCTGGCGTCGATCTGCCCCGCAACAAGCAGGCTCGGATCGCGCTCACTTACATCTACGGGATCGGCAACCCGCGTGCGCTGCGCATCCTTGGAGCTGCGAACGTTGATCCGTTCAAGAAGATCCAGGATCTCGGCGAAGACGAGGTAAACCGCATCCGCCAGGTAATCGAGAATGAAGGCGATGTCGAAGGTGACCTTCGCAAAGACGTCTCGATGCACATTAAGCGGCTCATCGACATTCAGTCTTATCGTGGACTGCGTCACCGCCGTGGTCTCCCCACGCGCGGGCAGCGCACACACACCAATGCACGCACCCGTAAGGGGCCGCGTAAGGGCACGGTAGCGAACAAGAAGAAAGCGACGGCGAAGACCTAA
- the rpmJ gene encoding 50S ribosomal protein L36: MKVRASVKKICDKCKIIHRRGVVRVICENSKHKQRQG, from the coding sequence ATGAAGGTTCGTGCATCGGTAAAGAAGATTTGTGACAAGTGCAAGATCATTCACCGCCGTGGTGTGGTGCGCGTGATCTGCGAGAACTCAAAGCATAAGCAGCGCCAGGGTTAA
- the infA gene encoding translation initiation factor IF-1, which translates to MSKEDAIEVMATVLETLPNAMFKVELENKHQVLAHVSGRMRKNFIRILPGDRVAVELSPYDLTRGRIVYRYK; encoded by the coding sequence TTGTCGAAGGAAGACGCGATTGAGGTAATGGCAACGGTCCTTGAGACGTTGCCAAACGCCATGTTTAAAGTCGAGCTTGAGAACAAGCACCAGGTTCTGGCGCACGTCTCAGGCCGCATGCGAAAGAACTTTATTCGCATTCTCCCGGGAGACCGGGTCGCGGTAGAACTCAGCCCATACGATTTGACGCGCGGGCGCATCGTCTATCGTTACAAGTAA
- the map gene encoding type I methionyl aminopeptidase: MAIMIKTPQEVEKMRRSGTVVREILDYVSGFVKPGATTMDLENVAAAKMEEMGATPAFKGYRGYPAVLCTSVNSEVVHGIPSANRVLREGDIVSIDTGVIIDGFYGDSAITVPVGEKIAPKTQRLLEVTKASLENGIRAVKPGAFLGDIGAAVQEVVEADGFSVVREFVGHGIGTRLHEDPQVPNYGRRGQGLKLREGMVLCIEPMVNSGKPGVQVLSDGWTAVTEDGSLSAHFEHTVAVTAEGAVVLTQ, translated from the coding sequence ATGGCGATCATGATTAAAACACCGCAAGAAGTTGAGAAGATGCGGCGCAGCGGAACGGTAGTTCGCGAGATTCTGGACTACGTGAGCGGCTTTGTGAAGCCGGGCGCGACGACCATGGATCTGGAGAACGTAGCCGCCGCCAAGATGGAAGAGATGGGCGCGACGCCAGCGTTCAAAGGGTATCGTGGATATCCTGCTGTGCTGTGCACGTCGGTCAATAGCGAAGTGGTGCACGGCATTCCATCTGCGAACCGTGTGTTGCGCGAGGGCGATATCGTCTCGATTGACACCGGTGTGATCATCGATGGGTTTTACGGTGATTCGGCGATCACCGTGCCAGTAGGTGAAAAAATTGCGCCGAAGACGCAGCGCCTTCTGGAAGTCACGAAGGCATCGCTCGAAAACGGCATCCGCGCAGTGAAGCCGGGTGCATTCTTAGGCGATATCGGCGCTGCGGTGCAGGAAGTAGTGGAGGCCGACGGCTTCAGCGTAGTGCGGGAGTTTGTTGGACACGGGATTGGTACACGGCTGCATGAAGATCCGCAGGTGCCGAATTATGGCCGCCGTGGACAGGGTTTGAAGCTGCGCGAAGGCATGGTGCTCTGCATCGAGCCGATGGTGAACTCAGGCAAGCCTGGTGTGCAGGTGCTGAGCGACGGGTGGACTGCGGTGACGGAAGACGGAAGTTTGAGCGCACATTTTGAGCACACGGTAGCGGTTACGGCTGAAGGCGCTGTTGTTCTGACGCAGTGA
- a CDS encoding adenylate kinase produces the protein MSVAVIEKRTADGKTMRVNPGPILLLGAPGVGKGTQAQAIMGAWGIPQISTGDILRSNVSGGTELGKKAKAIMDRGELVSDDLVNDMVADRLLRPDTANGYILDGFPRTLGQAEWLDSYLAAPPGSLPVIAVSIKVGYTQLLRRITGRRTCPVCKSSYNIYLQPPKVDEKCDLDGTPLARRSDDTEEVFEERMRTYESLTAPVVEHYRALGRFEEVDGEQPVDAVAAAVMAAVLRLRG, from the coding sequence GTGTCTGTTGCGGTGATTGAGAAGCGGACGGCGGACGGGAAAACCATGCGCGTCAACCCCGGTCCCATTCTTCTACTCGGAGCACCCGGAGTCGGCAAAGGAACCCAGGCCCAGGCCATCATGGGAGCCTGGGGTATTCCACAGATTTCAACCGGCGATATCCTCCGTTCCAATGTCTCCGGCGGCACGGAACTGGGCAAAAAAGCCAAGGCCATCATGGACCGGGGTGAGTTGGTCTCCGACGATCTGGTCAATGACATGGTCGCCGACCGCCTGCTGCGGCCCGATACCGCCAACGGCTACATTCTGGATGGTTTCCCGCGCACTCTGGGACAGGCAGAGTGGCTGGATTCGTACCTGGCGGCGCCACCGGGCAGCCTTCCGGTCATTGCTGTCAGCATTAAAGTAGGGTATACTCAGTTACTGCGCCGTATTACCGGCAGGCGCACCTGTCCAGTCTGCAAGAGCAGCTATAACATCTACTTGCAGCCGCCGAAGGTCGATGAGAAATGTGATCTCGACGGCACGCCTCTGGCGCGGCGATCAGACGACACGGAAGAAGTTTTTGAAGAGCGGATGCGGACCTATGAGTCGCTGACAGCTCCGGTCGTGGAGCATTACCGTGCTCTGGGACGGTTTGAGGAAGTGGACGGAGAACAGCCGGTGGACGCAGTTGCAGCTGCAGTGATGGCTGCTGTTCTGCGTTTGAGGGGATGA
- the secY gene encoding preprotein translocase subunit SecY has product MFEKFANIFRIPDLRKRVLFTMAMLAVYRLGAFIPTPGVNATALEHFFDSQAGSSLGLVNLFSGGNLRRLTVFALGIMPYITASIIFQLLTVVYEPLARLQKEGELGRRKITQWTRYLTVVLGIVQSLAIALTLLHGSGDLQLVLNPGAGFVIMTVLTLTTGTAFIMWLGEQITDRGVGNGMSLLIFAGIVVGLPRAIGELVDTAKAEKFGAFTVPALILLVAAMIAVVAFIVFVERSERRIPVQYAKRIVGRRLMGGQSTHLPLKVNSGGVMPVIFAASVLSAPLLFAQANFVRNSAFLTRVFDALHAGEPWYELLYMVAIVFFAYFYISIVFRPDDIADNMRKYGGFIPGIRPGKRTSDFINDILTRITLVGALYLIVISIIPQILISGIHLNHLWLIGPLFERLPLWVTNGLGFNFYFGGTSLLIVVGVAMDTVNQVESQLIMRHYEGFSPRSGRIRGRRAW; this is encoded by the coding sequence ATGTTTGAGAAATTCGCCAACATCTTCCGCATCCCTGACCTGCGCAAGCGAGTCCTGTTCACGATGGCGATGCTTGCCGTTTACCGCCTTGGCGCATTCATTCCCACTCCAGGAGTGAATGCCACAGCGCTCGAACATTTCTTCGACTCGCAGGCCGGTAGCTCGCTTGGTCTCGTGAACTTATTCAGCGGCGGCAATTTGCGCCGACTCACCGTTTTCGCTCTGGGGATCATGCCGTACATCACGGCATCCATTATTTTCCAGCTGCTGACGGTGGTCTATGAGCCGCTGGCGCGCCTGCAGAAAGAAGGCGAGTTGGGGCGGCGGAAGATAACGCAGTGGACGCGTTACCTGACCGTTGTGCTGGGCATTGTACAGTCGCTTGCGATTGCTCTGACTCTGTTGCATGGCTCGGGCGACTTGCAACTGGTGCTAAATCCTGGCGCCGGCTTCGTCATTATGACGGTGCTCACGCTGACCACTGGTACGGCATTCATCATGTGGCTGGGCGAGCAGATTACCGATCGCGGCGTCGGCAACGGCATGAGCTTGCTCATCTTCGCCGGTATTGTCGTAGGCCTGCCGCGGGCAATCGGAGAATTAGTTGACACCGCCAAGGCGGAGAAGTTCGGCGCTTTTACGGTTCCGGCGCTGATTCTGCTGGTTGCCGCCATGATTGCCGTCGTGGCCTTCATCGTTTTCGTCGAGCGCAGCGAACGCCGTATCCCGGTGCAGTATGCCAAGCGTATCGTCGGTCGCAGGCTGATGGGCGGTCAATCGACACACCTGCCCCTGAAGGTGAATTCCGGGGGCGTTATGCCGGTCATCTTCGCAGCGTCGGTTTTGTCGGCTCCACTGCTTTTTGCGCAGGCGAATTTCGTTCGCAACAGCGCATTCCTCACACGTGTCTTTGACGCGTTGCATGCCGGCGAGCCATGGTATGAGCTTTTATATATGGTAGCTATCGTCTTCTTCGCATATTTCTACATCTCGATCGTCTTCCGTCCCGATGACATCGCTGACAATATGCGCAAGTACGGCGGTTTTATTCCCGGGATCCGTCCGGGCAAGCGGACATCGGATTTCATCAACGATATCCTGACCCGCATTACGCTGGTGGGCGCGTTGTACCTGATCGTCATTTCGATCATCCCGCAGATTCTCATCAGCGGTATCCACCTGAACCATCTCTGGTTGATTGGGCCGCTTTTTGAACGTCTACCGCTGTGGGTGACCAACGGTCTCGGCTTTAATTTCTACTTCGGTGGAACTTCGCTGCTGATCGTTGTCGGCGTAGCCATGGACACCGTCAACCAGGTGGAATCGCAGCTCATCATGCGCCATTATGAAGGCTTCTCCCCGCGGAGCGGACGCATCCGCGGAAGGCGGGCCTGGTAA
- the rplO gene encoding 50S ribosomal protein L15 yields MNLSNLRAPKKANSNKKRVGRGMGSGMGKTSTRGHKGQGSRSGSSLMRGFEGGQMPLHRRLPKRGFTNIFRTEYTVLNLDRLVELGETELTIEFFAAKGLIKKHEGLLKVLGNGELTKAITVHAHKFSKSAQEKIEKAGGKAILVA; encoded by the coding sequence ATGAATCTTTCCAATCTCAGAGCGCCGAAGAAGGCGAACAGCAACAAGAAGCGTGTCGGCCGTGGTATGGGCTCCGGCATGGGTAAGACCTCGACCCGTGGACACAAGGGACAGGGTTCCCGCTCGGGTTCGAGCCTGATGCGCGGTTTTGAAGGCGGCCAGATGCCGCTGCACCGCCGTTTGCCGAAGCGCGGCTTCACCAACATCTTCCGCACCGAATACACGGTTCTGAACCTCGACCGCCTGGTGGAACTGGGCGAGACCGAGCTGACCATCGAGTTCTTCGCGGCCAAGGGTCTGATCAAGAAGCACGAGGGCCTGCTCAAGGTTCTGGGCAACGGCGAGCTGACCAAAGCGATCACCGTCCACGCGCACAAGTTCTCGAAGTCCGCTCAGGAAAAAATCGAGAAGGCGGGCGGCAAGGCAATTCTGGTAGCGTAA
- the rpmD gene encoding 50S ribosomal protein L30 — translation MAETKAKIKIQYYRSFIQAPVKHKKVVKGLGFTRLNQVVEREDTPSIRGMVNAVPHLVRIVEN, via the coding sequence ATGGCCGAAACCAAGGCAAAGATCAAGATTCAGTACTACCGCTCGTTCATTCAGGCTCCCGTGAAGCACAAGAAGGTCGTCAAGGGCCTCGGTTTTACTCGCCTGAACCAGGTTGTCGAGCGTGAGGATACGCCGTCGATTCGTGGCATGGTCAATGCTGTGCCCCATCTTGTACGGATCGTCGAGAACTAG